A portion of the Candidatus Schekmanbacteria bacterium genome contains these proteins:
- a CDS encoding PAS domain-containing protein, with protein sequence MNETQQLTDYLIKLFGESSTRKEYTQAVVDLIRHITGLKYIGIRILNLDGDIPYDSYAGFSRKFWDSENWLSVKKDRCACIRVVSGNPDPADIPFMTPSGSFCLENSIGVFAELQSDVHSKFRGTCIQCGFGSIAVIPLRYQNNTLGAIHIADKDSRSMGEIVELIESVAPLIATTVHRFNIEERIQRDYELQTIVSSLLRHSLEDITLDEFIRLSAKTVFAVPWLALNSMGRIYLASEDSKKLILTAHNGLSEESQRSCVEIPFGRCLCGKAALGTEVFFAEDSDARHEYDCHSLPEHGHYCVPITYDRKALGVINLYTKQGHRRSSAEEEFLKTIADTLAGIIARKGAEENQKQLEKQKQELIEALDAIVWEAQTNPFQFTFVSRKAEKILGYPVRDWLSEMGFWRNHVHPEDREKIEYFISETVKHDGSYQFAYKMIASDGSVLWFRNNVAIESSEGKPPRLRGMMVDITKVKKMEEEKEKTQAQLFQTQKLESIVTMTGGIAHDFANVLSVIKGYSDIAIKKADRENPLRGDLEEIKFVTEKGIALIRQLLFFSNKQQPLLKEIDINASVNDAMRLLSRSIGDNISVDIDLASDLKTVQADKVHIEQMLMNLALNARDAMPSGGKLAIRTENVTVDKNYCRSFPDANEGDYICLSVSDTGVGMDDELKKRIFEPFFTTKNPGKGTGLGLSVVYGIAKKHGGWIELQSTSGEGTVFKIFLPVC encoded by the coding sequence ATGAATGAAACTCAACAGCTGACTGATTACCTTATTAAACTTTTTGGCGAGTCATCAACCCGCAAAGAATATACGCAAGCTGTCGTTGATCTGATCCGGCACATTACCGGACTTAAATACATTGGAATAAGAATCCTTAATCTGGATGGTGATATCCCTTATGATTCATATGCAGGTTTTAGCCGGAAATTCTGGGATTCTGAAAACTGGCTCTCTGTTAAAAAAGACAGATGTGCATGCATAAGGGTGGTTTCCGGAAATCCTGACCCCGCGGATATTCCTTTTATGACTCCTTCCGGTTCGTTTTGTCTGGAAAACTCAATCGGTGTTTTTGCTGAACTACAGTCTGACGTGCACAGTAAGTTCCGGGGCACCTGTATTCAGTGCGGTTTTGGTAGTATCGCTGTTATTCCTCTTCGTTATCAGAACAATACATTAGGGGCTATACATATTGCAGACAAGGATTCCCGTTCTATGGGAGAGATTGTGGAGCTTATAGAGTCAGTTGCCCCGTTAATCGCTACAACTGTCCATAGATTTAACATTGAAGAGAGGATTCAGCGTGATTACGAACTGCAAACCATTGTGAGCTCACTGCTCAGGCATTCCCTCGAAGATATAACTCTCGATGAGTTCATCAGATTATCAGCAAAGACTGTTTTTGCCGTGCCATGGCTTGCGCTTAATTCAATGGGAAGGATTTACCTTGCTTCAGAAGATTCTAAAAAGCTTATATTGACAGCGCATAATGGATTGTCGGAAGAGTCGCAAAGGTCATGTGTCGAGATACCTTTCGGCAGGTGCCTGTGCGGAAAGGCAGCATTGGGCACTGAAGTGTTTTTTGCGGAGGATTCCGATGCAAGACATGAATATGATTGTCACTCTCTTCCCGAGCATGGTCATTATTGCGTTCCCATAACCTACGACAGAAAAGCATTGGGAGTAATAAACCTGTATACAAAGCAGGGGCATCGGAGGAGTTCGGCAGAGGAGGAATTCCTGAAGACCATTGCTGATACTCTTGCAGGGATAATTGCCCGTAAAGGCGCTGAGGAAAATCAGAAACAACTTGAAAAACAGAAACAGGAACTTATCGAAGCACTGGACGCGATAGTCTGGGAAGCTCAAACCAATCCTTTTCAATTTACATTTGTAAGCCGGAAAGCTGAGAAGATCCTTGGTTATCCGGTCAGGGACTGGCTTTCTGAAATGGGTTTCTGGAGGAACCATGTGCATCCTGAAGATCGTGAAAAAATAGAATATTTCATTTCTGAGACAGTAAAGCATGACGGCAGTTATCAGTTCGCATACAAGATGATTGCGTCAGATGGTTCAGTATTATGGTTCAGGAATAATGTGGCAATAGAGTCATCCGAAGGTAAACCTCCGCGTTTGAGAGGGATGATGGTGGATATTACGAAAGTTAAAAAAATGGAAGAGGAAAAGGAAAAAACGCAGGCTCAGCTTTTTCAGACGCAAAAGCTTGAATCAATAGTCACAATGACAGGCGGTATTGCCCATGATTTTGCCAATGTTCTTTCGGTGATCAAGGGTTATTCTGACATTGCCATAAAGAAGGCTGACAGGGAAAATCCCCTGCGCGGTGATTTGGAGGAAATAAAGTTTGTTACTGAGAAAGGGATAGCGCTGATAAGGCAATTGCTCTTTTTCAGCAATAAGCAACAGCCGCTATTAAAGGAAATTGATATCAATGCTTCGGTTAATGATGCAATGCGCCTTCTCAGCCGTTCTATAGGTGATAATATATCCGTCGACATTGACCTTGCCTCTGATTTGAAGACTGTGCAGGCTGACAAAGTCCACATTGAGCAAATGCTTATGAATCTTGCATTGAATGCCAGGGATGCAATGCCGTCCGGAGGGAAGCTTGCAATCAGGACAGAGAATGTCACGGTTGATAAGAATTACTGCCGGTCTTTTCCTGATGCAAATGAGGGGGATTATATCTGTCTTTCAGTTTCTGATACAGGCGTAGGTATGGATGATGAGCTGAAAAAAAGGATATTTGAACCATTCTTTACCACCAAGAATCCAGGGAAGGGTACTGGACTTGGTTTGTCGGTTGTCTATGGCATAGCGAAGAAACATGGAGGATGGATAGAGCTTCAGAGCACATCCGGAGAGGGTACTGTTTTTAAGATATTTCTTCCTGTCTGCTAA
- the thyX gene encoding FAD-dependent thymidylate synthase: MTNNLLTSEVELISITADAEKVIEDAGRTCYLSFEKSGDATAGKFIRMLIKSGHHSVLEHAYATFRIRGGSRAFTHQLVRHRLCAFSQQSQRYVSEKQFDYVEPPSISSNPEAHRLFLDAMESAQSAYRELQKLGIKNEDARFVLPNAVKSEIVVSADFREWRHILELRLKPDAQWEIKDICREILRILKEKAPSVFEDMNG; this comes from the coding sequence ATGACGAATAATCTGTTGACCTCTGAAGTCGAGCTGATTTCCATAACCGCTGATGCTGAAAAAGTCATAGAGGATGCGGGGAGGACTTGTTATTTATCCTTCGAAAAAAGCGGAGATGCAACTGCGGGTAAATTCATCCGCATGCTCATAAAGAGCGGCCACCATTCAGTCCTTGAACACGCTTATGCCACATTCCGCATAAGGGGAGGCTCAAGGGCTTTCACCCATCAGCTCGTCCGCCACAGGCTCTGCGCATTTTCACAGCAGTCCCAGCGGTACGTGAGCGAAAAACAATTTGATTATGTCGAGCCTCCTTCCATCTCTTCAAATCCTGAAGCTCATCGTCTTTTTCTTGATGCGATGGAATCAGCGCAGAGCGCTTACAGAGAACTTCAGAAATTAGGAATTAAAAATGAGGATGCAAGGTTCGTTCTTCCCAATGCGGTAAAAAGCGAGATAGTAGTCTCGGCTGACTTTCGAGAATGGCGGCACATATTGGAGCTTCGCCTAAAGCCCGACGCCCAGTGGGAGATAAAGGACATCTGCCGGGAGATTCTCAGAATATTAAAAGAAAAAGCTCCGTCAGTATTTGAGGATATGAATGGTTAG
- a CDS encoding MFS transporter, protein MQGHKTKTLLICCGVIFTDMLGYGIITPSIPIFAKLLNASETEIGLAFSAYPVAFILVVLPFGKLVDRIGRNHIVISLGMFLLFASSMILSVAHSFFVLSMARAFQGMASAISWVAAQPLAAQCTSEDGKGGMQLSLISTSYGLGMIMGPILGSLDPFELPFLICGLIALTFSLISFFAVKTSYKASEKVEGTVKSLLKKRGIMLGCLVILYAYLCIGMVELLFPLYMDSLSFSKSDIGILFGVLAIILTISQPFIGKWIGKSGLSRPMYFALAINAIAMLIIVKVSGFIFWLPVVAAFGFSLGALVTTSMSLIAASSRKGEQGLAYGLWNLSFSIGYLIGPAASGAIADYSGMFTSFLIGALITIPIMILAVKYNQISELNP, encoded by the coding sequence TTGCAGGGGCATAAGACAAAAACCCTTCTTATATGCTGCGGGGTAATATTCACCGACATGCTCGGTTACGGGATAATAACTCCGAGTATCCCAATATTTGCAAAACTCCTCAATGCATCGGAAACTGAAATAGGGCTTGCCTTTTCCGCATATCCTGTCGCATTTATCCTTGTGGTGCTCCCATTCGGAAAGCTTGTTGACCGCATAGGCAGGAACCATATAGTCATAAGCCTGGGGATGTTCCTTCTCTTCGCATCATCAATGATTCTCTCCGTTGCGCACTCTTTTTTTGTTCTATCCATGGCACGCGCATTTCAGGGAATGGCATCTGCCATATCATGGGTTGCTGCCCAGCCCCTTGCAGCACAATGCACATCAGAAGACGGAAAAGGTGGGATGCAGTTGAGCCTTATCAGCACTTCATACGGACTGGGCATGATAATGGGGCCAATACTTGGCAGCCTCGACCCCTTTGAACTCCCATTTCTGATTTGCGGCCTCATAGCCCTCACGTTTTCGTTAATTTCATTTTTCGCGGTTAAGACCTCGTACAAAGCTTCAGAAAAAGTCGAAGGCACAGTGAAAAGCCTTCTCAAAAAAAGAGGGATAATGCTGGGCTGCCTCGTAATCTTATACGCCTATCTCTGCATCGGGATGGTGGAGCTTCTTTTCCCGCTTTATATGGACTCTCTCAGTTTCAGCAAATCAGACATAGGGATCCTCTTCGGAGTGCTCGCAATCATCCTCACAATAAGCCAGCCCTTCATAGGAAAGTGGATAGGGAAGTCAGGGCTTTCAAGGCCCATGTATTTTGCATTGGCAATCAACGCCATTGCAATGTTGATAATAGTAAAAGTTTCAGGATTTATTTTCTGGCTTCCTGTTGTAGCAGCTTTTGGTTTTTCGCTTGGTGCATTGGTCACGACTTCAATGTCTCTTATCGCAGCTTCAAGCAGGAAGGGAGAACAGGGGCTTGCCTACGGATTGTGGAACCTTTCATTTTCCATTGGATATCTCATAGGGCCGGCAGCCTCTGGAGCCATTGCGGATTATTCGGGGATGTTCACATCATTTCTGATCGGGGCACTTATAACAATCCCCATCATGATCCTGGCAGTGAAGTACAATCAGATTTCAGAGTTAAATCCGTAA
- the bfr gene encoding bacterioferritin codes for MKGNAKVIEKLNDLLADELTAINQYMVHSEMCDNWKYEKLHKLAEKRAIDEMKHAEKLIGRILFLEGKPTVSVLKKINIGKDVETQHSNDRAAEDMAIKSYNDGIRLCAELADNGTREILEDILKEEEDHIDILEAQIDQISQMGIKTYLVEQID; via the coding sequence ATGAAAGGAAATGCGAAAGTCATCGAGAAGCTGAATGACCTGCTTGCCGACGAGCTCACTGCCATCAACCAGTATATGGTACATTCCGAGATGTGCGACAACTGGAAATATGAGAAACTCCACAAGTTGGCTGAAAAGCGTGCCATTGATGAAATGAAGCATGCGGAGAAACTTATCGGGAGGATTCTTTTCCTTGAAGGAAAGCCTACCGTAAGCGTTTTAAAAAAGATAAATATCGGGAAAGACGTTGAAACCCAGCATAGCAATGACAGGGCTGCCGAGGATATGGCGATAAAATCTTACAACGATGGAATCCGTCTCTGTGCTGAATTGGCAGACAACGGGACCCGCGAAATTTTGGAAGACATACTAAAAGAAGAAGAGGACCACATAGACATACTCGAAGCCCAGATAGATCAGATCTCGCAGATGGGAATCAAGACTTATCTTGTAGAACAGATAGACTGA
- a CDS encoding putative Ig domain-containing protein, translating to MKKNWLGYLILFCFVTAFSWGIESRVCAQTTQIDSRDSSEIIERMENKITASQRKAAAQRAAEARAAAEKSKQDTTDTKKSDKKKKSKKGKKKNNKSAKIGVPGTMDPGGTPDYFGIIPNWANSPLPSLDGSGNVITGTGIRKFVDTLPGLGAANANNLGQYIPVAIPDTTTYPGSDYYEIELVEYTEQMHSDLPATKLRGYRQTNTTDATVSVPHYLGPLIIAQKDRPTRIKFTNGLPTGSAGNLFIPVDTTVMGAGMGPDGTNYTENRATLHLHGGLTPWISDGTPHQWTVPAGESTTLPTGVSTQSVPDMPLPSGGSMTFYYPNQQSARLMFYHDHAYGITRLNVYAGEAAGYLLQDTTEQDLVSNGIIPADQIPLIIQDKTFVPDTAQLAEQDPTWDIAKYGGLGSLWFPHVYMPNQNPYDLSGANAMGRWDYGPLFWPVFSMITNGPVANPLFGTDPVEPPENPGTPNPSLTPEAFMDTPVVNGTVYPTVTLQPQAYRFRILNACNDRFLNLQLYTADPSVTTSDGRTNTEVKMVEAFPRTGLPALWPKDARDGGVPDPATAGPDIIQIGTEGGFLPAPVVIPAQPVNYEYNRRNIVVLNIINHSLFLGPAERADTIIDFSAFAGKTLILYNDAPAPVPAFDPRIDYYTDDPDQTDTGGAPTTLAGYGPNTRTIMQINVAAATPAAAFNMTDLENAFKSTASTQGVFASSQDPIIVPQAAYNSTYNTTVVDKMGQTCARIQDTSMTFTPMGSSTPLTIQFQPKAIQELFEMEYGRMNATLGVELPFTNSTNQTTIPLGYIDPTTETLTDSITPLAPAADDGTQIWKITHNGVDTHAVHFHLFNVQVLNRVGWDGAIRLPDPEELGWKETVKMNPLEDIIVAMRPIAPALPFGVPESIRPMDVTRPVLTTSWASIDPITGFPTTVINDYVNFGWEYVWHCHLLGHEENDMMRPISFNVIVNSPNSPSTLKGTATVGPNIILTWKDPTPSTSASTLGNPKNEIGYRVERANGSDPFAIIGTALANATTYTDTSLPGPGNYSYRVTAYNAAGDSLPSDTATLSTLVLTTTSLPTGVIGIAYNQTLGVSGGTSPYTWTKASGSFPTGIIMDSSGAISGTPSATGTFSFTLNVSDSAGLTSTQSLSIKIVKAPSITTSTLPSATVGKGYTTTVVASGGVTPYVSWTIISGALPDGLKLTLKSSGGGITGTPTAPGTFDFTVQVTDGMGNTASKALSITVGVAPLSVTTTSINYATKGKAYYFTLKATGGVASYTWALTSGSLPSGLTLSTTGVISGTPTVKGTFTFTVQATDTLSTTANSGTLTLKVY from the coding sequence ATGAAGAAAAATTGGTTGGGGTATTTAATTTTATTCTGTTTTGTTACGGCATTTTCATGGGGAATTGAGAGTAGGGTCTGCGCCCAAACAACCCAAATAGATAGCAGGGATAGCAGTGAAATTATTGAGAGGATGGAAAACAAAATAACAGCATCACAGAGGAAAGCTGCCGCACAGCGTGCTGCAGAGGCACGTGCAGCAGCTGAAAAGAGCAAACAGGATACGACAGATACTAAGAAAAGTGACAAGAAAAAGAAATCAAAAAAAGGGAAGAAGAAAAATAATAAGAGCGCAAAGATTGGAGTCCCCGGAACAATGGACCCCGGAGGTACTCCGGATTATTTCGGGATTATTCCCAACTGGGCAAATAGTCCGCTCCCATCACTCGATGGGTCGGGCAATGTAATAACCGGTACCGGAATCAGGAAATTCGTAGATACGTTGCCGGGGCTTGGTGCAGCGAATGCAAACAATCTCGGCCAATATATCCCTGTCGCTATTCCTGATACAACGACATATCCGGGATCTGATTATTACGAAATCGAATTAGTAGAGTATACTGAGCAGATGCATTCTGACCTGCCCGCCACAAAATTGCGTGGCTACAGGCAAACTAATACCACAGACGCAACGGTGAGCGTGCCTCACTATCTTGGACCTCTTATAATCGCGCAGAAGGACAGACCGACACGTATCAAATTCACCAATGGTCTCCCTACAGGCAGCGCAGGAAACCTTTTCATTCCTGTTGACACAACCGTAATGGGAGCAGGGATGGGGCCGGATGGAACCAATTATACAGAAAACCGCGCCACTCTGCATCTGCACGGCGGATTGACTCCATGGATAAGTGATGGAACTCCGCACCAGTGGACTGTACCTGCAGGAGAGTCAACTACACTTCCTACTGGTGTAAGTACGCAAAGCGTTCCGGACATGCCTCTTCCGTCAGGCGGCTCTATGACATTCTATTATCCGAATCAGCAGAGCGCAAGATTGATGTTCTACCATGACCATGCTTATGGAATAACCCGTCTCAATGTTTATGCAGGCGAAGCTGCAGGTTATCTGTTACAGGACACAACTGAGCAAGATCTTGTTTCAAACGGGATAATACCAGCAGACCAGATTCCTCTGATAATTCAGGATAAGACTTTCGTACCCGACACTGCTCAACTTGCCGAGCAGGATCCCACCTGGGATATAGCCAAGTATGGCGGTCTGGGCAGTCTCTGGTTCCCTCATGTTTATATGCCTAACCAGAATCCATATGACCTTTCCGGCGCAAATGCCATGGGCAGATGGGATTATGGTCCATTGTTCTGGCCTGTTTTTAGCATGATAACCAATGGCCCTGTAGCTAATCCTCTTTTTGGAACTGACCCGGTTGAGCCTCCGGAAAACCCGGGAACACCCAATCCGTCTCTAACGCCAGAAGCTTTCATGGACACCCCGGTTGTTAACGGAACAGTTTATCCAACCGTAACATTACAGCCGCAGGCTTATCGTTTTAGAATCCTCAATGCCTGCAATGACCGTTTTCTCAACCTGCAATTATATACAGCTGACCCATCTGTTACCACATCCGATGGCAGGACCAATACGGAAGTCAAGATGGTTGAAGCTTTCCCGCGAACAGGATTACCTGCCCTCTGGCCTAAGGATGCCAGAGATGGCGGCGTACCGGATCCAGCAACCGCAGGTCCGGATATAATCCAGATAGGGACAGAAGGCGGTTTTCTACCAGCACCGGTGGTAATACCTGCCCAGCCTGTCAACTATGAATATAACCGCAGAAACATAGTTGTACTTAATATAATAAACCACTCGCTCTTTCTGGGACCTGCAGAGCGGGCAGATACCATAATAGATTTTTCTGCATTTGCAGGAAAAACACTGATTCTTTATAACGACGCACCTGCACCTGTTCCGGCATTTGACCCGAGAATAGATTACTACACTGACGACCCTGACCAGACTGACACAGGCGGCGCACCTACAACACTTGCAGGCTACGGTCCTAACACCCGTACCATCATGCAGATCAATGTTGCAGCGGCAACTCCTGCGGCTGCATTTAATATGACCGATTTGGAAAATGCCTTTAAATCAACAGCCTCAACGCAGGGGGTATTCGCATCGTCCCAGGACCCGATCATAGTGCCGCAGGCTGCTTATAATTCAACCTACAACACAACTGTTGTTGATAAAATGGGACAAACCTGCGCAAGGATTCAGGACACTTCCATGACCTTCACACCAATGGGCTCTTCCACACCATTAACGATCCAGTTCCAGCCGAAGGCCATACAGGAACTTTTCGAGATGGAATACGGGAGAATGAATGCCACACTGGGCGTTGAACTGCCATTTACCAATTCAACAAATCAGACAACAATCCCATTAGGTTACATAGATCCTACTACAGAGACACTTACTGACTCCATCACACCTCTTGCACCAGCGGCAGACGATGGGACTCAGATATGGAAGATTACTCATAACGGTGTTGACACTCATGCTGTTCATTTCCATCTTTTCAACGTACAGGTCCTAAACCGCGTTGGATGGGACGGCGCTATAAGGCTTCCCGATCCTGAGGAACTTGGATGGAAAGAAACAGTCAAGATGAATCCCTTAGAAGATATAATCGTTGCCATGAGGCCGATAGCTCCTGCACTCCCCTTCGGAGTTCCCGAGAGTATTCGACCCATGGATGTGACTAGACCAGTACTCACTACCAGCTGGGCAAGCATCGACCCGATTACAGGATTTCCGACTACCGTTATTAATGACTATGTCAACTTTGGCTGGGAATACGTATGGCACTGCCATCTGCTCGGGCACGAAGAAAACGACATGATGCGTCCAATATCTTTTAATGTCATAGTTAACTCACCTAATTCGCCTTCCACCCTGAAGGGAACAGCTACAGTTGGACCCAATATCATTCTCACATGGAAAGACCCAACACCTTCAACTTCAGCGAGCACATTAGGTAATCCTAAAAATGAGATCGGGTACAGAGTCGAGAGGGCAAACGGTTCAGACCCCTTTGCAATTATTGGAACAGCCCTTGCAAATGCAACTACATATACTGATACTTCGCTTCCTGGTCCAGGTAATTACTCATATCGCGTTACTGCTTACAATGCTGCCGGTGATTCTTTGCCTTCAGACACTGCAACATTGTCTACACTGGTACTTACCACAACTTCTCTGCCTACCGGTGTAATCGGTATTGCCTACAATCAGACACTTGGCGTTTCCGGCGGGACTTCTCCATATACATGGACCAAAGCCAGCGGAAGTTTTCCGACAGGAATTATAATGGATTCGAGCGGCGCGATCTCAGGCACTCCGTCAGCAACCGGTACATTTAGTTTCACACTGAATGTCTCAGATTCAGCCGGGTTGACTTCAACGCAGTCGCTTTCAATAAAGATAGTGAAAGCTCCTTCCATTACTACGTCAACCCTGCCGTCGGCAACCGTAGGGAAAGGATACACTACTACTGTGGTTGCATCTGGCGGAGTCACACCATATGTATCATGGACAATTATTTCCGGTGCTTTACCTGATGGGTTGAAATTAACGCTTAAATCCAGCGGCGGCGGAATAACTGGCACCCCGACAGCTCCTGGCACCTTCGACTTCACTGTTCAGGTAACAGACGGTATGGGGAACACTGCAAGTAAGGCGCTGTCCATCACAGTAGGAGTGGCACCTCTATCGGTAACAACAACTAGTATTAATTACGCAACCAAAGGTAAAGCTTACTATTTCACTCTAAAAGCAACTGGCGGCGTTGCATCATATACATGGGCGCTAACATCTGGCTCACTACCGAGTGGACTTACCTTGAGCACTACCGGAGTTATAAGCGGCACTCCTACAGTAAAGGGTACATTTACCTTCACTGTACAGGCTACGGATACACTTTCAACAACTGCAAACAGCGGCACACTGACACTAAAAGTATATTAA
- a CDS encoding UbiX family flavin prenyltransferase, which produces MQKKKLIVALTGASGATYAVRLINYLAGRKDIEVSLIVSDTARMVVPHETDLTAEMLSKKCKMTFPFNDLSAPLASGSFKRDGMIVIPCTIKTMSSIAYSLSNNLIVRAADVNLKEKKPLVLCVRETPLHVGHLKTMTRLAEMGAVIMPLSPSFYHRPKTIDEIVDFTVGRALDLMGIENELSHPYEGIKQK; this is translated from the coding sequence ATGCAGAAAAAGAAACTAATTGTCGCTTTGACCGGAGCAAGCGGAGCTACCTACGCGGTAAGACTCATCAACTACCTTGCCGGCAGAAAAGATATAGAGGTATCGCTTATCGTAAGCGATACTGCGAGGATGGTAGTCCCCCACGAGACAGATCTGACGGCAGAGATGCTTTCAAAGAAATGTAAGATGACATTCCCTTTTAATGACCTTTCAGCGCCATTGGCAAGCGGCTCATTTAAAAGGGACGGGATGATAGTGATCCCATGCACCATAAAGACAATGTCATCCATCGCATACTCACTTTCCAACAATCTTATAGTGAGAGCCGCAGATGTGAATCTTAAAGAGAAAAAACCTCTTGTTCTGTGTGTCCGGGAAACACCTCTCCATGTAGGACACCTGAAAACCATGACGCGCCTTGCGGAAATGGGTGCAGTCATAATGCCGCTTTCTCCATCCTTCTACCACAGACCTAAGACAATTGACGAAATAGTGGACTTCACTGTGGGCAGGGCGCTTGATCTTATGGGTATTGAAAATGAACTTTCCCATCCCTATGAGGGGATAAAACAGAAATGA
- a CDS encoding amino acid permease has product MIVAGSMIGSGIFIVSADIARTVGCTGYLLLAWLITGFITLVAALSYGELAGMMPHAGGQYVYLREAYNPLIGFLYGWTLFLVIQTGTIAAVAVAFGKFTAVLIPSLSEKKIIFSMSGFTISIEQVLAIINIAILTYINMRGLKGGKTVQNIFTITKLAALFGLIFLGISIGRNPSALSANLSNLWNASWTHIEKGKIISVESIGGWKILVAMGTAMVGSIFASDAWNNITFTAGEVKNPKRNIPLSLALGTGIVTIIYILANVAYISILPLAGTPEGADIAGRGIQFATSDRVATAAASLSFGEGAGAVMAGFIIISTFGCNNGLILSGARVYYAMALDGVFFKRTGELNVHSVPGWALLAQGIWASLLCLSGTYGDLLDYVVFAVLLFYILTIAGVFILRRTKPDAERPYRALGYPIIPALYIIMASVLSVVLLIYKPAYTWPGLIIVILGIPVYFVWKKIQPKP; this is encoded by the coding sequence ATGATAGTGGCCGGCTCTATGATAGGGTCAGGCATCTTCATCGTAAGCGCTGACATTGCCCGCACTGTCGGATGCACGGGTTATCTCCTTCTTGCATGGCTTATCACCGGATTTATAACCCTTGTTGCAGCATTAAGCTATGGTGAGCTTGCAGGGATGATGCCCCACGCCGGAGGGCAGTATGTGTATCTGCGCGAGGCATATAATCCGCTCATAGGCTTTCTTTACGGGTGGACTCTGTTTCTTGTCATCCAGACCGGGACAATCGCCGCAGTTGCAGTTGCCTTTGGAAAGTTTACCGCAGTCCTCATACCATCGCTTAGCGAAAAAAAGATTATATTTTCAATGTCCGGATTCACCATTTCCATTGAACAGGTGCTGGCAATAATTAACATAGCAATTCTCACATACATTAACATGAGGGGATTGAAGGGAGGAAAAACTGTTCAGAACATTTTTACGATAACCAAGCTTGCTGCGCTCTTCGGGCTTATTTTTCTCGGCATCAGCATCGGCAGGAATCCGTCTGCTCTCTCGGCAAACCTCTCCAATCTCTGGAATGCGTCGTGGACCCATATTGAAAAGGGAAAGATCATCTCAGTCGAAAGTATCGGAGGATGGAAAATCTTAGTTGCCATGGGAACAGCCATGGTCGGCTCTATCTTTGCAAGCGATGCATGGAACAACATAACATTCACAGCCGGCGAGGTAAAAAATCCTAAAAGGAACATTCCCTTAAGCCTTGCATTGGGCACAGGGATAGTGACTATCATTTATATTCTTGCCAATGTGGCATACATATCAATCTTGCCGTTAGCCGGAACTCCCGAAGGAGCAGATATCGCGGGACGGGGCATACAGTTTGCAACATCAGATCGTGTCGCGACTGCCGCAGCATCGCTTAGCTTCGGCGAGGGCGCAGGTGCTGTAATGGCAGGGTTTATAATAATATCAACATTTGGATGCAACAACGGGCTTATCCTCTCAGGGGCACGAGTATATTATGCCATGGCTCTCGACGGGGTGTTTTTTAAACGCACAGGGGAGTTGAATGTCCATTCTGTCCCGGGATGGGCATTGCTGGCGCAGGGGATATGGGCAAGCCTGCTCTGTCTCTCAGGGACTTACGGAGACCTCCTTGATTATGTTGTTTTCGCTGTACTCTTATTTTATATCCTCACGATAGCAGGGGTTTTCATCCTGCGAAGAACAAAACCTGATGCCGAGCGTCCTTACAGGGCTTTGGGATATCCTATAATACCGGCGCTTTACATCATAATGGCATCCGTTCTCTCGGTTGTTCTTCTTATCTACAAACCAGCTTACACATGGCCCGGACTTATCATAGTGATTCTTGGAATTCCGGTTTATTTTGTCTGGAAAAAAATCCAGCCAAAACCTTAA